In the Flagellimonas sp. MMG031 genome, one interval contains:
- a CDS encoding RteC domain-containing protein, whose amino-acid sequence MKYQKLLSEFEGQLEALESGNGDILYKAERGIALVERCIRKLQKQIVGQDFETQADEIYFFKHVKPQIFSKLIYYIRLFSIESKRPRGKDVAQVKYLQQQIDKLQTFFNENLEFYNYYRRGAMSMDEQYFVRGNRDLRMPLESFHFLIDDQFSTCQDGTVATIMAYDMLIVYLRKEVDDLNNNMEPTKNTAMEKPSKLFWTGSKTDLIELLYALHTSKSINGGTVDIKEMASHFEYFYNVDLGNYYHTFIDIRSRKSSRTRFLDRLIEMLNKRMESLEE is encoded by the coding sequence ATGAAATATCAAAAACTGCTATCGGAATTTGAGGGCCAGTTGGAGGCCTTGGAAAGTGGGAACGGCGATATCCTCTACAAAGCGGAGAGGGGCATAGCATTGGTGGAGAGGTGCATCCGCAAACTGCAAAAACAGATCGTCGGACAGGATTTTGAGACGCAGGCTGACGAAATCTATTTTTTCAAACATGTCAAGCCCCAAATCTTTAGCAAGCTCATTTATTACATCAGGCTCTTCAGTATTGAGAGCAAACGCCCACGGGGAAAGGATGTGGCCCAGGTCAAATATCTACAACAACAGATCGATAAGCTGCAGACCTTCTTTAATGAAAATCTTGAGTTCTATAACTATTACCGGCGTGGGGCCATGTCGATGGACGAGCAGTATTTTGTCAGGGGTAACCGGGACCTACGTATGCCCTTGGAATCCTTTCACTTTTTGATCGATGACCAGTTCTCCACCTGTCAGGACGGCACGGTGGCCACCATCATGGCCTATGACATGCTCATCGTGTACCTGAGAAAGGAAGTGGACGACCTCAATAACAATATGGAACCTACAAAGAACACAGCAATGGAAAAACCATCAAAACTTTTTTGGACGGGGAGCAAGACCGATCTCATCGAGCTCCTTTATGCCCTGCATACCAGTAAATCTATCAACGGCGGTACCGTGGACATCAAGGAAATGGCCTCCCATTTTGAGTATTTCTACAATGTCGACCTAGGGAATTACTACCACACTTTTATCGATATCCGTTCCCGAAAGAGCAGCAGGACCCGGTTCTTGGACCGGCTCATTGAGATGCTCAACAAGCGGATGGAATCCCTGGAAGAATAG
- a CDS encoding helix-turn-helix domain-containing protein, whose protein sequence is MAATIITTEDLMEFKEELLEEFKKLMVEHTHPQPKNWLRSSDIRKRFEISPSTLHSLRNRNIIPSYKVGGLVFYDAEEIDQIILDNKVEPLDGTV, encoded by the coding sequence ATGGCGGCAACGATTATTACCACGGAAGACCTCATGGAGTTCAAAGAGGAACTCTTGGAGGAGTTCAAGAAATTGATGGTGGAACACACCCATCCACAACCCAAAAACTGGCTACGATCAAGCGATATCCGAAAGCGATTCGAGATAAGTCCCAGTACCCTGCACAGTCTGCGCAACAGGAACATTATTCCCAGCTACAAAGTAGGGGGACTTGTTTTTTACGACGCAGAGGAAATCGACCAGATCATCCTGGACAACAAGGTGGAACCCTTGGACGGTACGGTATGA
- a CDS encoding RagB/SusD family nutrient uptake outer membrane protein translates to MIQALNKTRSVGDHGLPALLKHLNLQILPLLMFLVMVGCTDFVEVEPPKDTLVAETVFDEASTVRSAMANLFFGMREQGMVSGSFGLTTALGIYADELDYYGFEVQNTEFYQHNLLAGNELVRQWWANGYELIYGANDIIRGVEESEALSEDEKALFTGQALFVRSYIHSLLAQLFGDVPYITTVDYQVNNTVSRTPEAAVFQAIITDLERSVALLEGMENPSPERTLPDQYAAKALLARMYLYVEDWANAEAMASELIGAFDLEDNVDQVFLKDSGETIWQLKPGEAPRNTQEANRLIIQAVPGQTYALTESFLDSFEEGDLREASWTESISNADNTQTLFYAHKYKADFSQTESVEYSIVLRLAEQYLIRAEARAQLGNLSDAASDLNELRNRAGLPNIPIGTQGELLESVLQERRMELFTERGHRWFDLKRFGEASAVLEGIKPGWQDTDLLLPVPETEIEINPNLLPQNAGY, encoded by the coding sequence ATGATACAAGCACTAAACAAAACCAGGAGCGTAGGGGACCATGGTCTTCCAGCGCTCCTAAAACATCTCAACCTTCAAATCCTGCCATTGCTCATGTTTTTGGTCATGGTAGGCTGTACGGACTTTGTGGAAGTGGAGCCGCCCAAGGACACCCTGGTCGCGGAGACGGTATTCGATGAAGCCTCCACGGTACGCTCCGCCATGGCAAACTTATTTTTCGGGATGCGGGAACAAGGTATGGTATCGGGCAGCTTTGGCCTGACCACGGCTTTGGGCATCTATGCGGACGAACTGGATTATTATGGATTCGAAGTGCAGAACACCGAATTCTACCAACACAACCTCTTGGCCGGTAATGAATTGGTACGGCAATGGTGGGCCAACGGCTATGAACTTATTTACGGAGCCAATGATATCATTCGAGGTGTGGAAGAATCAGAGGCCCTGAGCGAAGATGAAAAGGCCCTGTTTACCGGCCAGGCCTTGTTTGTCCGTTCCTATATACACAGTCTCTTGGCGCAGTTGTTCGGTGATGTCCCGTATATCACCACGGTGGACTATCAGGTGAACAATACCGTATCACGCACCCCGGAGGCCGCAGTTTTTCAAGCCATCATTACCGATTTGGAACGGTCCGTGGCCCTATTGGAAGGTATGGAAAATCCATCACCAGAACGCACCTTGCCCGACCAGTATGCAGCCAAGGCCTTATTGGCCCGGATGTACCTGTATGTAGAGGATTGGGCGAATGCTGAAGCCATGGCCTCCGAACTGATAGGCGCCTTTGATTTGGAAGATAATGTGGACCAAGTGTTTCTAAAGGATTCTGGCGAGACCATCTGGCAATTGAAACCGGGCGAGGCCCCAAGGAATACCCAAGAGGCAAACCGATTGATCATACAGGCGGTTCCCGGCCAGACCTATGCACTAACCGAATCATTCTTGGACAGTTTTGAGGAGGGCGATCTACGGGAAGCTTCTTGGACAGAAAGCATATCCAATGCCGACAATACACAGACCCTGTTCTACGCCCATAAATACAAGGCCGATTTTTCCCAGACGGAGTCCGTGGAATATTCAATCGTACTCCGTTTGGCGGAACAGTACCTGATCCGGGCCGAAGCGAGAGCACAATTGGGCAATCTCTCCGATGCAGCAAGCGATCTGAATGAGCTCCGTAATCGGGCAGGTTTGCCCAATATCCCCATAGGAACACAAGGGGAACTATTGGAATCGGTATTGCAGGAACGGCGGATGGAACTGTTCACAGAGCGGGGGCATCGTTGGTTCGACCTGAAACGCTTTGGAGAGGCCAGTGCCGTATTGGAAGGTATCAAGCCAGGATGGCAGGATACCGACCTGTTGTTGCCCGTTCCGGAGACCGAAATCGAGATCAACCCCAATCTATTGCCGCAGAACGCTGGCTACTGA
- a CDS encoding ATPase, translated as MGNPSKITESGVVYSLGEFDGKQVEYDFSKMLTYMDAKGKMLFGRNFRLYPEDHEVLLKLCNYMVRDHTSCQELGIDPDKGILLSGPVGCGKTTLMKLIRHITPHYRPYEIIPARNIVFGFNHVGHRIIEDYGNGRYFCFDDIGVEQMGRHFGKDCNVIGEILLSRHELFLASGLRTHATTNLNAEELEERYGKRVRSRMRELFNLVAFDQNAQDKRGTKNTDKK; from the coding sequence ATGGGCAACCCCTCTAAGATAACGGAAAGCGGCGTGGTCTATTCCCTGGGAGAATTCGACGGGAAGCAGGTCGAATATGATTTTTCCAAGATGCTGACCTATATGGATGCCAAAGGAAAAATGCTGTTCGGAAGAAATTTTAGGCTCTATCCCGAGGACCATGAAGTCCTGTTGAAGCTGTGCAATTATATGGTCCGTGATCATACCAGTTGTCAAGAACTGGGCATTGATCCCGATAAGGGGATTTTGCTCTCCGGGCCTGTAGGCTGTGGCAAGACCACATTGATGAAACTGATTAGGCATATCACACCTCACTATCGTCCCTATGAGATCATACCGGCAAGGAACATTGTCTTTGGGTTCAACCATGTCGGCCATCGCATTATCGAAGACTATGGCAATGGCCGGTATTTCTGTTTTGATGACATCGGGGTGGAACAAATGGGGCGACATTTCGGGAAGGATTGCAATGTCATCGGGGAAATCTTGCTGTCCCGTCATGAACTGTTTTTGGCATCTGGCCTCCGTACCCACGCCACCACGAATCTCAATGCCGAGGAGCTGGAGGAACGCTATGGCAAGCGTGTCCGGAGCCGTATGAGGGAACTGTTCAACTTGGTGGCCTTTGACCAAAATGCCCAGGACAAACGGGGAACAAAAAATACTGACAAAAAATAA
- a CDS encoding DUF6520 family protein, with product MKTRFLKLVLPAFAILLAVGLAFATESNTVSQVAYYQTSSGVMEVTIGDDCEPNGDINCTYFGNQLYAEPSLSTPLGRNP from the coding sequence ATGAAAACTAGATTTTTAAAACTCGTTTTACCGGCCTTTGCCATTCTGTTAGCGGTCGGTCTGGCCTTTGCCACGGAGAGCAATACGGTCAGTCAGGTGGCGTACTATCAAACGTCAAGCGGGGTCATGGAAGTGACCATCGGGGACGACTGTGAACCTAACGGTGATATCAATTGTACCTACTTCGGCAATCAATTATATGCCGAACCTTCCCTGTCCACACCATTGGGCAGGAACCCATAG
- a CDS encoding zinc-dependent metalloprotease has product MKKIVSILWLFMAVGVFSQTLKTNPIYEDEAAASSMGSTFLTSFMQEGELYLNIPREVLERPMLFIRYDYRKVYKYMQVLWSLEGDKVLLKHPRVRSTAGIILPVRHHKALKDNVLAMFPLEKDMGEQGELCINVTSLVMDNVIEWTKGFTETLVPQLSLLQGSKDFHNEVVIKTRRGLMFEGSKVSFPVFFGLAALPEKLMKGRDYDYRMGFVNEDRYGIDHGEPKNSIANIARWRLEKKDKDRKLSVPVKPITFVIPPDVPEQWRPYVKAGIEEWLPAFEAAGFKNAIVVKETDSLSEWEAHSIHTSYVDWGDSKYLRGFEESGGTAPEIIDERTGEILKCDIYLGASVENVTDRYFIRCAPLDKRAQSLPFPQELTGRLFQRIAAHEAGHAFGLMDSNYGEFAYPVEKMSDIQWLKTMGHTPSMMSYSRENNIAQPEDSVPPELLMQKVGPMDRHQIEWGYTEFPEEMSEQQEEEALERIIGVQDSIPWFRFNQSQVEVFGPATADEVVDTNDPVESTKLALKNLERVIQLMPAAVKDQKDTRRLENLYGRLLEQWKDHMLHVTSLLGGYDIRYKPINTPGKMFTPIPLAMQEEAMDFLHANALNPPGWLVAPEFLPKLGYSTFPDKMVEFQQRSVDELLRPRRLKRFEYMETLEGFEGTFEWYLSELQEGLFGELYEGSPKVGRIRQEIQSYYIDRAIMAVQQKAQYTYAEMKAYDYTAYSKGLLMEQLVKLREDIKSKLKKEKDSDAKGHWEHCLARLDLL; this is encoded by the coding sequence ATGAAAAAAATCGTATCGATACTATGGCTTTTTATGGCCGTTGGGGTATTTTCCCAAACACTGAAAACCAACCCCATATACGAGGATGAAGCGGCAGCTTCCTCAATGGGGTCAACGTTTCTGACCTCCTTCATGCAGGAGGGGGAGCTCTATCTCAATATTCCGCGGGAGGTGCTGGAGCGTCCTATGCTCTTTATCCGCTATGACTACAGAAAAGTATATAAATATATGCAGGTGCTTTGGTCACTGGAGGGGGACAAGGTGCTATTAAAACACCCTAGGGTAAGGTCCACGGCAGGAATAATTTTACCTGTAAGGCACCACAAGGCCTTAAAGGATAATGTCTTGGCCATGTTTCCCTTGGAAAAAGATATGGGCGAACAAGGGGAACTGTGCATCAATGTCACTTCCTTGGTAATGGACAATGTCATCGAATGGACCAAGGGCTTTACGGAAACCTTGGTGCCACAGTTGAGCCTCTTACAGGGCTCGAAGGATTTTCACAACGAGGTGGTCATCAAGACCCGACGTGGCTTGATGTTCGAGGGCTCGAAAGTTTCTTTTCCGGTGTTCTTTGGATTGGCGGCCCTTCCCGAGAAACTGATGAAAGGTAGGGACTATGATTACCGCATGGGATTCGTTAACGAGGACCGATATGGAATCGATCACGGTGAACCGAAGAACAGTATAGCTAATATTGCCCGCTGGCGATTGGAGAAAAAGGACAAGGACCGAAAACTGAGCGTGCCCGTTAAACCGATCACTTTTGTTATACCTCCAGATGTTCCCGAACAGTGGAGACCTTATGTGAAGGCAGGTATCGAAGAGTGGCTGCCTGCCTTTGAGGCTGCAGGGTTCAAGAATGCCATAGTGGTAAAGGAAACGGATAGCCTGTCGGAATGGGAGGCCCATAGCATCCATACCTCTTACGTGGACTGGGGCGATTCCAAATACTTGCGCGGCTTTGAAGAGTCTGGAGGGACCGCTCCAGAAATAATCGATGAAAGGACCGGTGAAATCCTCAAATGCGACATTTATCTGGGAGCTTCGGTCGAAAATGTTACGGACCGTTATTTTATCCGTTGCGCACCCTTGGACAAACGGGCCCAGTCGTTGCCTTTTCCCCAAGAACTCACGGGAAGGCTTTTTCAACGGATTGCCGCCCATGAAGCGGGACATGCCTTTGGGCTGATGGACAGTAATTATGGGGAGTTCGCCTATCCCGTCGAAAAGATGTCCGATATCCAATGGCTGAAGACCATGGGCCACACCCCAAGTATGATGAGCTATTCCCGGGAAAATAATATTGCCCAGCCAGAGGACAGTGTGCCCCCTGAATTGTTAATGCAAAAAGTGGGCCCGATGGACCGTCACCAGATTGAGTGGGGCTACACCGAATTTCCGGAGGAAATGTCAGAGCAGCAGGAGGAGGAAGCCCTAGAGCGTATTATAGGGGTGCAGGATTCAATTCCCTGGTTTAGGTTCAACCAAAGCCAAGTGGAGGTTTTCGGGCCCGCAACGGCAGATGAAGTGGTGGATACCAATGATCCGGTCGAAAGCACCAAGTTGGCACTGAAGAACTTGGAACGTGTCATCCAACTGATGCCGGCCGCCGTTAAGGACCAAAAGGATACTAGAAGATTGGAAAATCTATATGGAAGATTACTGGAACAGTGGAAAGACCATATGCTCCATGTGACCTCTTTGCTAGGTGGGTACGATATTCGGTACAAGCCGATAAACACCCCTGGCAAGATGTTCACGCCAATCCCTTTGGCCATGCAGGAGGAGGCCATGGACTTTTTGCATGCCAATGCCCTAAATCCACCAGGGTGGTTGGTTGCCCCCGAGTTCCTTCCCAAACTGGGGTATTCCACCTTTCCGGACAAAATGGTCGAATTCCAACAGCGATCGGTGGACGAACTATTACGCCCCCGACGCTTGAAGCGCTTTGAATATATGGAAACGCTGGAAGGCTTTGAAGGTACATTTGAATGGTATCTATCGGAATTGCAAGAGGGATTGTTCGGGGAACTGTACGAAGGTTCCCCCAAAGTAGGACGGATACGGCAAGAAATCCAATCCTATTATATCGACAGGGCCATTATGGCGGTACAACAAAAAGCCCAATATACCTATGCAGAAATGAAAGCTTATGATTATACCGCTTACTCCAAAGGGTTGTTGATGGAGCAGTTGGTGAAATTACGGGAGGATATCAAGAGCAAGTTGAAAAAGGAAAAGGACAGTGATGCCAAGGGGCATTGGGAGCACTGTTTGGCCCGATTGGATTTGTTGTAA
- a CDS encoding AraC family transcriptional regulator produces MDNLENKKRLEHIYNQLVHIANGNFSYQIERTDQNDALEALTFLVNSTTEELRDAFLHQGFIKLPNSYEMVVQLYFELDYKGQILRTNPKVETLLNFKEGTLNGRQFAQLLEKRSQRGWKKLLKAAPKNKIWELTLELSFSEQSGLLLPAHCHVIYFPEHREKKGTFMVTCFELVKYDGTDQGFLQKKLKKQLQTHGLLPRPEKTETHILHAMDMENLRKAKRYIMDNLDMPLPSIRELAHICNTNEYKFKKGFKELFGMTAFQYQKHERLRKAHILIEHSNKTILAIARTVGFKKGNHFTREFKKRYGYTPSQLRKRSKKSFPEPK; encoded by the coding sequence ATGGACAATCTGGAAAACAAGAAGCGTTTGGAGCATATCTACAACCAATTGGTGCATATCGCCAACGGGAACTTCTCTTACCAAATCGAACGAACAGATCAAAACGATGCACTGGAGGCCCTGACCTTTTTGGTCAACTCCACTACCGAGGAACTCAGGGACGCCTTTCTGCACCAAGGCTTTATCAAACTGCCCAATTCCTATGAAATGGTCGTTCAATTGTACTTTGAACTGGATTACAAAGGCCAGATACTGAGGACCAACCCAAAGGTAGAGACGCTGTTGAACTTCAAAGAAGGGACCTTGAACGGTCGCCAATTTGCACAATTATTGGAGAAGAGATCCCAAAGGGGCTGGAAAAAATTGTTGAAAGCAGCCCCCAAAAACAAAATATGGGAGCTGACCTTAGAGTTGTCATTTTCCGAACAATCAGGACTCCTCCTCCCTGCCCATTGTCATGTGATTTATTTCCCGGAACACCGGGAGAAAAAAGGAACTTTTATGGTGACCTGTTTTGAACTGGTCAAATACGATGGAACGGATCAAGGGTTCCTTCAGAAGAAACTGAAGAAACAATTACAGACCCATGGGCTATTGCCCCGACCAGAAAAAACGGAGACCCATATCCTTCACGCCATGGATATGGAGAACCTGAGGAAGGCCAAACGTTATATCATGGACAATCTGGATATGCCACTACCATCAATCAGAGAGCTGGCCCATATTTGCAATACCAACGAGTACAAATTCAAAAAGGGATTCAAGGAGCTTTTCGGCATGACGGCCTTTCAATATCAAAAACATGAACGGCTCCGAAAGGCCCATATCCTGATAGAGCACTCTAACAAGACCATCCTTGCCATAGCCAGGACCGTAGGTTTCAAAAAGGGGAACCACTTTACCCGGGAATTCAAAAAAAGGTATGGTTATACGCCCTCCCAACTGCGGAAACGCTCCAAAAAATCCTTCCCAGAGCCTAAATAA
- a CDS encoding MauE/DoxX family redox-associated membrane protein, with the protein MKTGILIIKRWAIVETICYLYSILFLYTASSKLMGLSDFKFQMSRSEVLGPFTEWIAWMVPLLEIVLAILLLTKVYRLVALYGSLVLMTLFTSYIDWMLRFSDHIPCSCGGVISSMGWETHLVFNAFWIVLALIGIVLLENLKNISL; encoded by the coding sequence ATGAAAACGGGCATACTCATAATTAAACGTTGGGCCATAGTGGAAACCATTTGTTATCTCTATAGCATACTTTTCCTGTATACAGCAAGCAGTAAACTCATGGGACTATCTGACTTTAAGTTCCAAATGAGTCGTTCAGAAGTCTTGGGTCCCTTCACGGAGTGGATTGCCTGGATGGTTCCACTCCTTGAGATTGTTCTCGCCATTCTGCTACTGACCAAAGTATATCGGCTGGTTGCCCTCTACGGGTCCCTTGTCCTAATGACCCTTTTTACGAGCTATATCGATTGGATGCTTCGGTTCAGTGACCATATCCCCTGCTCCTGCGGAGGCGTCATATCCTCCATGGGCTGGGAAACCCACCTCGTGTTCAATGCCTTTTGGATCGTCCTGGCATTGATTGGAATCGTACTATTGGAAAACCTCAAAAATATCAGCCTCTAA
- a CDS encoding SOS response-associated peptidase yields the protein MCYSTTLRKTKEEVEERFRARLQIELEYTPYYHMNGFTHGNLYIVPMEYPDELLPAMWGYIPPFGMDDPDAFHKRYNTLNAKSETVFSSNTYKHSIHDKRCLIVADGFYEPHHVNKVSYPYFCHYKDDSLFAFAGLYSELDDDLYSCTIITMPANEQFEQIHNQKKRQPLILDQHWEEDWLLPDLHEPGIKELMKSAFTTKEIEAYTVSRDLYKRGIDTNNKLAIEKKDYPELNQQGSLF from the coding sequence ATCTGCTACTCCACCACATTGCGGAAGACCAAGGAAGAAGTCGAAGAAAGGTTCAGGGCGAGACTGCAAATCGAACTGGAGTATACCCCTTACTATCATATGAACGGCTTTACCCATGGTAACTTATATATAGTTCCCATGGAATATCCCGATGAACTGCTTCCAGCCATGTGGGGCTATATTCCTCCCTTTGGGATGGATGACCCAGACGCATTCCATAAAAGGTACAATACCCTCAACGCCAAAAGTGAAACGGTTTTTTCCAGCAATACCTACAAGCACTCCATCCATGACAAGCGATGTCTCATCGTAGCCGATGGTTTCTATGAACCGCATCATGTAAACAAAGTGTCCTATCCCTACTTCTGCCACTACAAGGATGATTCGCTTTTCGCCTTTGCCGGTCTCTACTCCGAGCTGGATGACGATCTCTATAGCTGTACCATTATTACCATGCCGGCCAATGAACAGTTTGAGCAGATACACAACCAAAAGAAAAGGCAGCCGTTGATCTTGGACCAACACTGGGAAGAGGATTGGCTCCTCCCCGATCTGCATGAACCAGGTATCAAGGAACTTATGAAATCCGCATTTACCACCAAAGAAATCGAAGCCTATACGGTCTCACGCGATTTGTACAAAAGAGGGATCGACACCAACAATAAGCTGGCCATTGAAAAGAAGGATTATCCGGAACTCAACCAACAGGGGAGTCTGTTTTAA